GCGAGCGCACCCGTGGCGCCGAGGGCGGTGGTGGCGCGGAGTAGCTGTCTGCGATCCATGGGGTGCTCCTGTTCCTGGAGTGACGACATGACAGGAGTCGGACGGCCGTCTCCTCCAGTTCCCGCCGATGTCGGGGCACGTGCCCTGGGGCCGGGTGGGCCCGGGGACGGGTGGGCCCAGGGACCGTACGGTCGACGGTCGAAAGCGGTCCGGCCCCGGTCGCACGGGTGCGTCGAGTGCCGGAAGGGCCCTGGAGGAGGCCCGCTCCGTCGGCTCAGGCCAGGTCGGTGGCGGGCTCGGTCGCGTAGCGGCCCATCGCCTCGATGTTGGCCCGTGGCGTCAGCGGCCGGCCGTCGGCGAGTGCTTCCTGGAGGTCCCGGAAGTACTGCACGTACAGGTCGGGGGTGAAGGTGCTGAGCATGACGGCGGGTCGGTCGGTCGGGTTGGCGAAGGTGTGCGGGGTGCCGGGCGGGACCATCACGAGCGTGCCCGCGGTGGCGTCGTGGTCCTCGTTGCCGACGGTGAACCGCACGGTGCCGGAGAGGACGTAGAAGCCCTCGTCGTGCCGGGCGTGGCGGTGCTGCGGCGGTCCCTGCGTGTGCGGGGCGAGGACGGACTCGGCGATCGCGAGGCGGTGCCCGGTGTGGCTGCCGTCCTCCAGAACGCGCATGCGCGTGGTCCCCAGGACGATCGTTTCGCCCTCTCCGGGGCCCACCACCGAC
The nucleotide sequence above comes from Streptomyces sp. ML-6. Encoded proteins:
- a CDS encoding cupin domain-containing protein — its product is MTGEARTSEPRTAPAVSVVGPGEGETIVLGTTRMRVLEDGSHTGHRLAIAESVLAPHTQGPPQHRHARHDEGFYVLSGTVRFTVGNEDHDATAGTLVMVPPGTPHTFANPTDRPAVMLSTFTPDLYVQYFRDLQEALADGRPLTPRANIEAMGRYATEPATDLA